A region of Paenibacillus sp. 37 DNA encodes the following proteins:
- a CDS encoding ABC transporter ATP-binding protein produces MIELNQVVKAFEQEKAVDGVTMNIHKGSIYGLLGSNGAGKTSLLKMMAGIYRQDSGTVRIEDHEIYENMDLKGRTIFMADSPYFFPQSSITQMAAFYRSVYPRWNEERFKQLATVFKLDVKRKLHRMSKGMRRQAAVWLGLSCMPEVLLMDEPIDGLDPVMRQQIKNLLFQEAAERQVTIVISSHNLREIEDLCDHVAIMHKGRIIVEKDLDDLKADTHKIQVAFRHPDHAKAMDEQIDILHEEKRGSVSLYIVKGNRQQVTDQFRIHDPYLLDVLPLTLEEIFIYEMEDAGYDIQPIVL; encoded by the coding sequence ATGATTGAGCTGAATCAAGTCGTCAAAGCGTTTGAACAGGAAAAGGCAGTAGATGGCGTAACGATGAACATACATAAGGGATCGATCTATGGTTTGCTCGGTTCCAACGGGGCAGGTAAGACATCGCTGCTCAAAATGATGGCTGGTATTTACCGTCAGGACAGCGGGACTGTTCGTATCGAAGATCATGAGATTTATGAAAATATGGATCTCAAAGGCCGCACAATCTTTATGGCAGATTCGCCCTACTTTTTCCCACAATCTTCAATAACTCAGATGGCTGCATTCTATCGTTCCGTATATCCGCGCTGGAATGAGGAACGGTTCAAGCAACTAGCGACCGTGTTCAAGCTGGATGTCAAACGCAAGTTACATCGCATGTCCAAAGGAATGCGCCGTCAGGCAGCCGTATGGCTGGGACTTAGCTGTATGCCTGAAGTGCTGCTGATGGATGAGCCGATTGACGGCCTCGATCCGGTCATGCGCCAGCAGATCAAAAACTTGCTGTTCCAGGAAGCAGCTGAGCGTCAAGTAACTATTGTCATCTCGTCCCACAACTTGCGTGAGATCGAAGATCTGTGTGACCATGTGGCGATTATGCACAAAGGCCGAATTATTGTAGAGAAGGATCTTGATGATCTGAAGGCCGATACGCATAAAATCCAAGTTGCTTTCCGCCACCCGGACCATGCCAAAGCCATGGATGAGCAGATTGATATCTTGCATGAAGAGAAACGGGGAAGCGTATCCCTGTACATTGTCAAAGGCAACCGACAACAGGTAACCGATCAATTCCGTATACATGATCCGTACCTGCTGGATGTACTGCCTCTGACGCTTGAAGAAATCTTTATCTACGAAATGGAGGACGCAGGGTATGATATTCAACCGATTGTTCTGTAA
- a CDS encoding GntR family transcriptional regulator, producing the protein MFELDVRSRKAIYEQLVDKVKEMIVYGILKPDEQLPSVRALSTQLTVNPNTIQKAYRELEREGYIYSLQGKGSFVSSSVEHPNEAMRDEIRESLVKLIAEASYSGLTRADMTLLFEEAMARIEKEEPHD; encoded by the coding sequence ATGTTCGAATTAGATGTACGCAGCCGTAAGGCGATCTACGAGCAACTGGTGGACAAAGTCAAAGAGATGATCGTATACGGTATTCTAAAGCCCGACGAGCAGCTTCCTTCCGTTCGTGCGTTATCCACGCAGCTGACTGTGAATCCGAATACGATTCAAAAAGCGTATCGCGAGCTTGAACGTGAAGGTTACATCTATTCTTTGCAGGGAAAAGGAAGCTTCGTATCATCGTCAGTGGAACATCCGAATGAAGCCATGAGAGATGAGATCAGAGAGTCTCTGGTGAAGTTGATTGCAGAAGCTTCGTATTCCGGTTTGACCAGAGCGGATATGACGCTTTTGTTTGAGGAAGCGATGGCCCGTATAGAGAAGGAGGAGCCTCATGATTGA
- a CDS encoding 1,4-dihydroxy-6-naphthoate synthase — MKIAFSPCPNDTFIFHAWVHGLIPGAPELDVRYADIDITNGLAANPDGPDTPEVMKISYAALPYVLSDYALLPAGGALGRGCGPLVLTANGTTDPAYLSGRRVAVPSERSTAYMLFRLWAAQNVPGGVGEIVVMPFDQIMPAVRDGKIDAGLVIHEARFTYQNYDLKLMTDLGNWWESDTGLPIPLGAIIARRNMDAHALAGWARASVEYAWAHPDESRAYVMEHAQEMDPDVAAQHIGLYVNEFSANLGDDGYGAITALLGRAMKEGLVPEFDLDLLRI; from the coding sequence ATGAAAATTGCATTTTCCCCTTGTCCAAATGATACATTTATCTTTCACGCGTGGGTGCATGGGTTGATCCCGGGCGCACCTGAGCTGGATGTCCGTTATGCTGATATTGATATTACGAATGGTCTGGCGGCAAATCCCGATGGACCCGATACACCTGAAGTGATGAAAATATCTTATGCAGCATTGCCATACGTGTTGTCTGACTATGCTCTACTCCCTGCTGGTGGCGCACTCGGCAGAGGATGCGGTCCTTTGGTTCTTACCGCAAATGGCACGACCGATCCAGCCTATCTGTCTGGACGGAGAGTCGCTGTACCAAGCGAGCGCTCGACAGCATACATGTTGTTCCGTCTATGGGCAGCACAAAATGTTCCTGGCGGCGTAGGTGAAATTGTTGTCATGCCATTCGACCAGATCATGCCCGCTGTTCGAGACGGCAAGATCGATGCCGGACTTGTTATCCATGAAGCACGCTTCACGTACCAGAACTATGATCTCAAACTGATGACGGATCTTGGTAACTGGTGGGAAAGCGATACGGGTCTTCCGATTCCGCTCGGAGCAATCATTGCACGTCGCAACATGGATGCTCACGCCCTCGCCGGATGGGCACGCGCCTCCGTTGAATATGCATGGGCGCACCCGGATGAGTCGAGAGCATACGTGATGGAACACGCCCAAGAAATGGACCCTGACGTTGCTGCACAGCATATCGGACTGTACGTTAATGAATTTAGCGCCAACCTGGGCGATGATGGGTATGGTGCGATTACTGCACTTCTTGGTCGTGCCATGAAGGAAGGACTTGTTCCCGAGTTCGATCTTGATCTGTTGCGGATCTAA
- a CDS encoding futalosine hydrolase yields the protein MNEHRQDEDQNNKPNASFENSGHHGDSTGEINNSDIRPVQANSSQRVLIVTAVDAEKDAVLRGLGDTATERFDVIVAGVGPSSAAAGTAATLAYAVAAASTMALAHGSTAPSPSDVAQTSATSSRPGPLAGTGSSPAYMLVISAGIGGGFPGRADVGSLVVADAMVAADLGSQTPDGFLSVDELGFGSSIVAADAELAARLRHELQRAGLAVSGGTAITVSTATGTAETAAELLRRVPDAAAEGMEGFGVATAAQQFGVPALELRAISNAVGPRDRDAWRIKDALDALQAASSILREVITS from the coding sequence ATGAATGAACATAGACAGGATGAAGATCAGAATAATAAACCAAACGCATCATTCGAAAATAGTGGACACCACGGGGATTCAACTGGGGAAATAAACAATTCAGATATAAGACCGGTACAAGCAAATTCATCACAACGTGTGTTAATTGTAACCGCGGTTGATGCGGAAAAAGATGCGGTCCTCCGTGGTTTGGGAGACACGGCCACGGAACGATTTGACGTCATCGTAGCGGGCGTTGGCCCATCCTCGGCCGCAGCAGGAACAGCCGCTACATTGGCATATGCCGTAGCGGCTGCAAGCACTATGGCGTTGGCGCACGGTTCCACCGCGCCAAGCCCATCGGATGTGGCACAGACATCTGCCACATCTTCAAGGCCAGGGCCCCTTGCCGGGACCGGTAGTTCACCAGCCTACATGCTGGTGATCAGTGCCGGCATTGGCGGCGGGTTCCCCGGCCGGGCAGACGTCGGCTCCCTCGTGGTAGCCGACGCCATGGTTGCCGCCGATCTGGGCTCGCAGACGCCAGACGGCTTCCTTAGTGTGGACGAGCTCGGATTCGGCTCGTCCATTGTGGCGGCGGACGCGGAGCTTGCCGCTCGCCTGCGCCATGAGCTGCAGCGGGCCGGGCTCGCTGTCAGCGGAGGCACTGCGATCACCGTGTCCACGGCGACCGGAACAGCGGAGACGGCCGCGGAGCTATTGCGCCGCGTGCCGGATGCCGCCGCCGAAGGTATGGAAGGCTTCGGCGTGGCAACTGCTGCCCAGCAGTTCGGCGTGCCAGCACTCGAACTGCGGGCCATATCCAACGCGGTCGGTCCACGCGACCGCGACGCTTGGCGCATCAAGGATGCCCTCGATGCGCTTCAGGCTGCAAGTTCCATTTTACGGGAGGTTATTACATCATGA
- a CDS encoding pyroglutamyl-peptidase I, with product MVKILISGFEPFGGDAVNPTGALMEALANEVIEGAELKTVLLPVHFDECADLLIAEMEAYRPDVVIACGLAKGRTCITPERIAVNVKDIPPGSYADNQGQHPVDEPIVDGSPDGLFSTLPIRAMVNDMSAAGIPATVSNTAGTYICNNTMYRVLDHIRVGQLPIRAGFVHFPASTAMAVLQPSVPSLPIPMMLDALRIMIRTVAADS from the coding sequence ATGGTGAAAATTCTGATATCCGGGTTTGAACCTTTTGGCGGAGATGCGGTGAATCCGACGGGGGCGTTAATGGAGGCTCTTGCAAACGAAGTGATCGAGGGTGCTGAGCTAAAAACAGTGTTGTTGCCCGTGCACTTTGATGAATGTGCAGACCTGCTGATCGCAGAGATGGAAGCCTATCGGCCAGATGTGGTCATCGCCTGTGGGCTGGCCAAGGGCAGAACGTGCATCACACCGGAGCGGATTGCCGTTAATGTCAAAGACATTCCGCCTGGCTCCTATGCAGATAACCAAGGACAGCATCCTGTGGACGAGCCAATTGTAGATGGCAGCCCGGACGGTTTGTTTTCCACGTTGCCCATACGTGCCATGGTGAATGACATGTCCGCAGCGGGTATTCCAGCTACCGTGTCTAATACAGCAGGTACATATATCTGCAACAACACGATGTACCGGGTACTGGATCACATTCGAGTAGGGCAACTTCCAATCCGTGCCGGATTTGTACACTTTCCGGCCTCGACAGCGATGGCTGTGTTGCAGCCTTCCGTCCCTTCGCTACCAATTCCCATGATGCTGGATGCGCTGCGGATCATGATTCGCACGGTTGCGGCTGATTCGTAG